One part of the Tunicatimonas pelagia genome encodes these proteins:
- a CDS encoding PadR family transcriptional regulator: MAKIQLGEFEEIVLLTVAVLYDEAYGVAIKREIEERLDRSVSVGALQSALRRMETKGFLKSRLGEATKVRGGKRKRFFTVTPYGKQALTEVRDARLQLWQSIPKIAFDF; encoded by the coding sequence ATGGCAAAAATTCAGTTAGGTGAATTTGAAGAAATTGTACTACTAACCGTAGCAGTGCTGTACGATGAAGCCTACGGAGTGGCAATTAAACGAGAAATTGAGGAACGGCTAGACCGTTCAGTAAGCGTAGGAGCATTGCAGTCGGCCTTGCGACGAATGGAAACCAAAGGATTTCTAAAATCTCGCTTAGGTGAAGCAACGAAGGTACGAGGAGGAAAGCGCAAGCGATTTTTCACAGTAACTCCTTACGGTAAGCAAGCCTTAACTGAGGTGCGGGACGCTCGCCTACAACTATGGCAGTCTATTCCAAAAATTGCTTTCGACTTTTGA